The following are from one region of the Cetobacterium somerae genome:
- the rlmD gene encoding 23S rRNA (uracil(1939)-C(5))-methyltransferase RlmD → MKLEKGQIVEIKIEKIVYGGEGLGYYNGEFAMFVPMSVPGDILKVEIISLKKSYGRALIKEIITPGAERIKDLNHITFEDFQGCDFGMLDYTAQLKYKKEMVEDVIRRIGKNSEVLIEDTLESPIEKNYRNKVIEPFSFNGQEIITGFFKRKSHDVFQVEDNMLNSVLGNKIITELKNNLNKNKVTVYDEKKHSGILRHVMVRTNSFNEAMLVLIINDTKVSEKIKSILKEVMDKFKEITSTYISLNDRKTNVALGHKNLLIFGEKTIKEDIDNIHFNISPTSFFQINLDQTKRLYSLAISMFENIENKKIVDAYAGTGTIGMILSKKAKKVYSIEIVESAVKDGIQTAKENSIENVQFICGDVNKELGKLIKAEKVDSIILDPPRKGIDEESLINISKVGIEEIVYISCNPSTFARDIEILEREGYKLVRVKPVDMFPQTSHIEVVGRLVKK, encoded by the coding sequence ATGAAACTAGAAAAAGGACAAATAGTTGAAATTAAGATAGAGAAAATAGTCTACGGTGGAGAGGGATTAGGTTATTACAATGGCGAGTTTGCTATGTTTGTGCCTATGTCTGTCCCTGGAGATATTTTAAAAGTTGAGATAATTTCTTTAAAAAAGAGTTATGGAAGAGCTTTAATAAAGGAGATTATAACTCCTGGAGCTGAAAGAATTAAAGATTTAAATCATATAACTTTTGAAGATTTTCAAGGGTGTGATTTTGGAATGCTAGATTACACTGCTCAGTTAAAATATAAAAAAGAGATGGTAGAGGATGTAATAAGAAGAATAGGTAAAAATAGTGAGGTTTTAATAGAGGACACATTAGAATCACCTATTGAAAAAAACTATAGAAATAAAGTTATTGAACCATTTTCTTTTAATGGACAAGAAATTATAACTGGATTCTTTAAAAGAAAAAGTCATGATGTATTTCAAGTAGAAGATAATATGTTGAATTCAGTATTAGGAAATAAAATAATCACAGAGTTAAAAAATAATTTAAATAAAAATAAAGTAACTGTGTATGATGAAAAAAAACATTCAGGAATATTGAGACATGTAATGGTTAGAACAAACTCTTTTAATGAGGCTATGTTAGTTTTAATAATAAATGATACAAAAGTTTCTGAAAAAATTAAAAGCATTTTGAAAGAGGTAATGGATAAGTTTAAAGAGATTACATCGACTTATATTTCGTTAAATGATAGAAAAACCAATGTAGCTTTAGGTCATAAAAATCTACTTATTTTTGGAGAAAAAACAATTAAAGAGGATATTGATAATATTCATTTTAATATATCTCCAACATCTTTTTTTCAGATAAACTTGGATCAAACAAAGAGATTATATAGTTTAGCTATAAGTATGTTTGAAAATATAGAAAACAAAAAAATTGTAGATGCTTATGCAGGAACAGGAACAATAGGAATGATTCTATCTAAAAAAGCAAAGAAAGTTTACTCAATAGAAATTGTAGAGTCAGCTGTAAAAGATGGAATTCAAACTGCAAAAGAAAATAGTATAGAAAATGTTCAATTTATATGTGGGGATGTAAATAAAGAGCTAGGAAAATTAATAAAAGCAGAAAAAGTGGATTCAATAATATTAGATCCACCAAGAAAAGGGATTGATGAGGAAAGTCTAATAAATATATCTAAAGTTGGAATAGAAGAGATTGTATATATATCTTGTAATCCATCAACTTTTGCTAGAGATATAGAAATTTTAGAAAGAGAAGGGTATAAGTTAGTTAGAGTAAAACCAGTGGACATGTTTCCTCAAACAAGCCATATTGAAGTAGTGGGAAGATTAGTTAAAAAATAG
- the plsY gene encoding glycerol-3-phosphate 1-O-acyltransferase PlsY, with protein sequence MKFLIFAVIAYIFGSLPCGVWLGKGVKNIDIREYGSKNSGATNAYRILGPKYGIMVLILDALKGYIPLYIASLFDIGGIYIILLGLVAILGHTFSFFLQFKGGKGVATSLGVFLFLMPKVVGVLVLVFILVVGISKYISLGSVICAGLLPILAYFMPVRDDATRLPLVAISLIVGIFVIYKHKANIQRLMEGKENKFNLK encoded by the coding sequence ATAAAGTTTTTAATATTTGCAGTAATTGCATACATATTTGGTTCACTTCCTTGTGGTGTTTGGTTAGGAAAGGGAGTTAAAAATATTGATATAAGAGAATATGGAAGTAAAAATTCTGGTGCAACAAATGCTTATAGAATTTTAGGGCCAAAGTATGGTATAATGGTTCTAATATTAGATGCTTTAAAAGGATATATTCCACTTTATATAGCAAGTTTATTTGATATTGGTGGTATATATATTATATTATTAGGTTTGGTAGCTATACTAGGTCACACTTTTTCATTCTTTTTACAATTTAAAGGTGGAAAAGGGGTAGCAACAAGCTTAGGAGTTTTTCTTTTCTTAATGCCAAAAGTGGTAGGTGTTTTGGTATTGGTATTTATACTTGTGGTAGGAATTAGTAAATACATCTCTTTAGGATCAGTTATATGTGCAGGGTTATTACCGATTTTAGCATATTTTATGCCTGTAAGAGATGACGCAACTAGACTTCCATTAGTGGCAATATCTCTAATAGTTGGAATATTTGTAATTTATAAACATAAAGCAAATATTCAAAGACTCATGGAAGGGAAAGAAAATAAATTTAATTTAAAGTAA
- a CDS encoding NAD(P)H-dependent glycerol-3-phosphate dehydrogenase translates to MEKVVVIGAGSWGTALGMILAKKGYEVVMWEHNKEIAEKLNLEKENKRLLPGVKFPDNLKVTWELDGLLANVKYVIFSVPSQVLRGVMARVSSQIEEGMILINTAKGIEVLSGETLSHVMKDEIKGKYHKNIVILSGPTHAEEVAQELPTTIVAAGELENAKKVQELFNTENFRVYVSEDIAGVELGGAVKNCLAIGAGIADGLGYGDNAKAALITRGIAEMIRFGKVMGADERTFSGLTGIGDLVVTCASQHSRNRYVGERLGKGEKIEDILNSMVMVAEGVPTVKAVYAKKLELGISMPIVEAIYEIIYEGADTKEKVKELMTRELKEEFY, encoded by the coding sequence ATGGAAAAAGTAGTTGTAATAGGAGCAGGGAGCTGGGGAACAGCTTTAGGAATGATTTTAGCAAAAAAAGGTTATGAAGTTGTAATGTGGGAACATAATAAAGAAATTGCTGAAAAATTAAATCTGGAAAAAGAAAATAAGAGATTACTTCCAGGAGTAAAATTTCCGGATAATCTGAAAGTTACGTGGGAATTAGATGGACTTTTGGCTAATGTTAAATATGTCATTTTCTCTGTACCATCACAAGTATTAAGAGGTGTAATGGCGAGAGTATCTTCACAAATTGAAGAGGGTATGATATTAATAAATACAGCAAAAGGAATAGAAGTTTTAAGTGGAGAAACATTATCTCATGTTATGAAAGATGAGATAAAAGGAAAATACCATAAAAATATAGTGATTTTATCTGGTCCAACTCATGCAGAAGAAGTAGCTCAAGAGCTACCAACAACTATAGTTGCAGCAGGAGAGTTAGAGAATGCTAAAAAAGTTCAAGAACTGTTCAATACAGAAAACTTTAGAGTTTATGTAAGTGAAGATATAGCAGGAGTAGAGCTAGGAGGAGCAGTAAAAAACTGTTTAGCAATAGGAGCGGGAATCGCAGATGGATTAGGTTATGGAGATAATGCAAAAGCTGCTTTAATAACAAGAGGAATCGCAGAGATGATAAGATTTGGAAAAGTTATGGGAGCTGATGAAAGAACATTTTCAGGATTGACTGGGATTGGGGACCTAGTTGTAACTTGTGCTAGTCAACATAGTAGAAATAGATATGTTGGTGAAAGACTTGGAAAAGGTGAAAAAATAGAGGACATCTTAAATAGTATGGTAATGGTTGCTGAAGGTGTACCTACAGTTAAGGCTGTGTATGCTAAAAAGTTAGAGTTAGGAATAAGCATGCCAATAGTTGAGGCAATTTATGAGATAATATACGAGGGAGCAGATACAAAAGAAAAGGTTAAAGAGTTAATGACAAGAGAGTTAAAAGAAGAATTTTATTAA
- a CDS encoding sigma-70 family RNA polymerase sigma factor, translating to MTEKDLVSFYLDDIKEYEVLGKDEEILLLRKAKNGDIEARERLILCNLRLVVNVAKKYGSKGMSFIDLISEGNFGLIHAIEKFDVEKGYRFSTYAVWWIKQAISKAIISKGREIRIPSYKHDMLNKINKFIMDAVMLKGDYPSIYEISDGLNINLEKVQDLMMEFQETISLSSPIGEDICLEDTIASEMHNDLEDNLIREMSTSQIKEILNKLNDREKQILKLRFGFDGNQIHTLEDIGQSFSITRERVRQIEQKTLEKLRIRYSDLLKGNYYY from the coding sequence ATGACAGAAAAAGATTTAGTTTCATTTTATCTAGATGATATAAAAGAGTATGAAGTGTTAGGAAAAGATGAAGAGATATTACTTTTAAGAAAAGCAAAAAATGGTGATATTGAAGCAAGAGAAAGATTAATTTTATGTAATTTGAGATTAGTAGTTAATGTAGCCAAGAAATATGGAAGTAAAGGTATGAGTTTTATAGACTTAATTAGTGAAGGTAACTTTGGTTTAATTCATGCAATTGAAAAATTTGATGTAGAGAAGGGATATAGATTCTCAACATATGCTGTTTGGTGGATTAAACAAGCTATAAGTAAAGCTATAATAAGCAAAGGTAGAGAGATAAGGATACCGTCATATAAACATGATATGTTGAATAAAATAAATAAATTTATAATGGATGCCGTTATGTTAAAGGGTGATTATCCAAGTATATATGAAATATCAGATGGATTAAATATAAATTTAGAAAAAGTTCAAGATTTAATGATGGAGTTTCAAGAAACAATATCTCTTAGTTCTCCGATAGGAGAAGATATATGCTTAGAAGATACTATAGCTAGTGAGATGCACAATGATTTAGAGGATAACCTAATTAGAGAGATGAGTACATCTCAGATAAAAGAGATATTAAATAAATTAAATGATCGAGAAAAACAGATATTAAAACTTAGATTTGGATTTGATGGAAACCAAATTCATACTTTAGAAGATATTGGCCAAAGTTTTAGCATAACAAGAGAAAGAGTAAGACAGATTGAGCAAAAAACATTAGAAAAATTAAGAATACGTTATAGTGACTTACTAAAAGGAAACTATTACTATTAA
- the dnaN gene encoding DNA polymerase III subunit beta, giving the protein MILKVNRLEFLKKIKIVEKAINENKIRPIISYVYMETRENRLWFCGTNLELTISTHMECDVIAEGKAVFQHNLVEEYLKEIKDEEITLNIKEDVLTIETSDSASEFMLMNAEEFPKIQESELEDNEFEFKLKKLDLADYFDKVKFSASMSSDNLSINCIRVEIENNKIKFISTDTYRLTYLEHDYLDSEGTFKVSIPINTIDAMSKLLRNGNEEEIAFTQKNKQLYFKLGNISIISRVIDLPFPNYKTILEASGYNKKLQINRVEFEKMLKRIQIFVKNNSESKFGAIFTLSGNDIEIEGIGEIAKAKEIAKVNYEGDNLKISLNVKFLLEFVQSSDKDIITLEFTTSNSAVRTRNIQEDNYTYIVMPLALKD; this is encoded by the coding sequence TTGATTTTAAAAGTTAATAGATTAGAATTTCTAAAGAAGATAAAAATAGTAGAAAAAGCAATCAATGAAAATAAAATTAGACCCATAATCTCTTATGTTTATATGGAAACAAGAGAGAATAGATTATGGTTTTGTGGAACAAATTTAGAGTTAACAATATCAACACATATGGAATGTGATGTAATAGCAGAGGGAAAAGCTGTTTTTCAACATAATTTAGTAGAAGAGTACTTAAAGGAAATCAAAGATGAAGAGATTACTTTAAATATAAAAGAAGATGTTTTAACAATAGAAACATCAGACTCAGCTTCTGAGTTTATGTTAATGAATGCAGAAGAGTTTCCTAAAATTCAAGAATCAGAGTTAGAAGATAACGAGTTCGAGTTTAAATTAAAAAAATTAGATTTAGCTGATTATTTTGATAAAGTAAAGTTTTCAGCTTCGATGTCTAGTGACAATTTATCAATAAATTGTATAAGAGTAGAGATTGAAAATAATAAAATAAAGTTTATATCTACAGATACTTATCGTTTAACATATTTAGAGCATGACTATTTAGATAGTGAAGGAACTTTTAAAGTTAGTATCCCGATAAATACAATAGATGCAATGTCTAAATTATTAAGAAACGGAAATGAAGAAGAGATTGCATTTACACAAAAAAACAAGCAGTTATACTTTAAGTTAGGAAATATCTCAATAATAAGTAGAGTTATTGACTTACCATTTCCAAACTATAAAACAATATTAGAAGCTAGTGGATATAACAAGAAATTACAAATAAATAGAGTTGAATTCGAAAAAATGTTAAAAAGAATTCAAATTTTTGTAAAAAACAATTCAGAATCAAAGTTTGGAGCAATATTTACCTTATCTGGAAATGATATTGAAATTGAAGGAATAGGAGAGATTGCAAAGGCTAAAGAGATTGCAAAAGTAAATTATGAAGGAGATAATCTTAAGATTTCTTTAAATGTGAAGTTCTTATTAGAGTTTGTTCAATCAAGTGATAAAGATATTATCACATTGGAGTTTACAACATCAAATAGTGCTGTAAGAACAAGAAATATACAAGAAGATAATTATACTTATATAGTAATGCCTTTAGCTTTGAAAGACTAG
- a CDS encoding DUF116 domain-containing protein: MSKFYILKIIYELQYFRYLLLEYITKNSYDNNSAKKFINFNNKRVLKKIKKEKVKKIAILLPHCIQKYDCNLKITNNIENCKMCGLCDISEIIRLKDEFKHISIKVATGGTLARLYLKEERPNLVIAVACKRDLTSGVRDSFPIPVYGVFNKIINTPCKDTRVAVDEIRKVLREVGTT; this comes from the coding sequence ATGAGCAAATTTTATATACTAAAAATTATATATGAACTTCAATACTTCAGGTATTTACTATTAGAATACATAACTAAAAATTCATATGATAATAATAGCGCAAAAAAGTTTATAAATTTTAACAATAAGAGAGTCTTAAAAAAAATAAAAAAAGAGAAAGTAAAAAAGATAGCAATATTATTACCTCACTGTATACAAAAGTATGATTGTAATTTAAAAATAACAAATAATATAGAAAATTGTAAGATGTGTGGATTGTGTGATATATCTGAAATTATAAGATTAAAAGATGAATTTAAACATATTAGCATAAAAGTGGCTACTGGTGGAACATTGGCTAGATTATACTTAAAAGAAGAGAGACCTAACTTAGTAATAGCTGTAGCTTGTAAAAGGGATTTAACTTCTGGAGTTAGAGATTCATTTCCAATACCAGTTTATGGAGTTTTTAATAAAATTATAAATACGCCGTGCAAAGATACTAGAGTAGCCGTAGATGAAATAAGAAAGGTATTAAGAGAGGTGGGGACAACGTGA
- a CDS encoding tol-pal system YbgF family protein has protein sequence MRKLKLFIAGLLICSGLIASEKEDIKFLDELFIQRKYSMALQESNNFITKYPRSKYIKNIKIRMGQVYYVEGRYQEAINTLNGCLKELKLNQNESNNIYLYLTKSYIGLKDFDTASKAANLIVRTTPEGKNDYEEALLSIGKGYMDNKDYIRAQRELTSALSVQGKNYEDVVLNLALAAYNNSQYIKTIVYLDEYYRGAKVGTNRDLVNYLYGSSYYKTNETSKALEYFKKVKNSNVSSEYKTLSVLTMIEIYLKQGNAKEAENILSSLSSDPKLYNTALKSFGDFYLVRGSSDVALSYYNRITTKDIDVWYGIALSQYRLKDYKNSLENFRKLYPTKYKNESIYYQLSIEYLNKNYKWVLNNRNLAVGLNLSREEEIAINNLIGTSAFQEGEFKTAEEYYAKNYNISPNKESLYKMIVTLSKTKDRVKLNNLIKEYNTKYPNDQEYKKNITIITSDNLLAEGKGEEAINLYKEYLAVNRDPEIVSSLIEVMIAQKKYSDVMQYLNIQDASLENTYQKGIATMGMGRYDEAEMYFNQILNSGDNVDKSLYEKSKYNVIKNYFLWEKYSDAITSGETYIAGDNLYALEDVVDKVAISYFRLDNPEKAREYFEKLKLVSNMGDYAQFQIGETYYSEKRYQDAIDAYRISAQNSKNPEYKEKGLYWEISSLYLLKNTNEFDAKSKEFLKSYPNSKLKDNILLMEGELYGIQGNNTNSLKTYEKLYGETKDDVLKEKSLMKIIELSENTKNIQKELEWINKITNDNKKSYYMAKHLQREKKYEEAKVEFEKLIVTNDYKDFGALGLGDYYYSKKDFSKAKEYYESILVLENSAYKDKALYQVANIEKNTGLTKEAVRNYTKLYVLYPTSEYALESKIRSAEGYENLNNFKDAIAQYDELLRTESKNKDYFLEKLIFLNLKIEKKDLAKVYYEQLKRENLKLSEKYKDFFNGGENI, from the coding sequence GTGAGAAAATTAAAACTATTTATTGCTGGACTTTTAATATGTTCTGGGTTAATTGCCTCAGAAAAAGAGGATATTAAATTTTTGGATGAGCTATTTATTCAGAGAAAATATTCTATGGCACTTCAAGAGTCTAATAATTTTATAACAAAATATCCACGTTCTAAATATATAAAAAATATAAAAATAAGAATGGGACAAGTTTATTACGTAGAGGGAAGATATCAAGAAGCAATAAACACTTTAAACGGTTGTTTAAAAGAACTAAAATTAAATCAAAATGAAAGTAATAATATATATTTATATTTAACTAAATCTTATATAGGATTAAAAGATTTTGATACTGCATCTAAGGCAGCAAATTTAATAGTTAGAACGACTCCTGAAGGGAAAAATGACTATGAAGAAGCTTTATTATCAATAGGAAAGGGTTATATGGATAATAAAGATTATATCAGGGCTCAAAGGGAGCTTACAAGTGCTTTAAGTGTACAAGGAAAGAACTATGAAGATGTTGTGCTAAATCTTGCTTTAGCAGCATATAATAACTCTCAATATATAAAAACTATAGTTTATTTAGATGAATACTATAGAGGTGCAAAAGTTGGTACAAATAGAGATTTAGTTAATTATCTATATGGATCTTCTTATTATAAGACAAATGAAACATCAAAAGCATTGGAGTATTTCAAAAAAGTAAAAAATAGTAATGTAAGTTCAGAATATAAAACTCTATCAGTTTTAACAATGATAGAGATTTACTTAAAGCAGGGTAATGCTAAAGAAGCTGAAAATATATTATCTAGTTTATCATCAGATCCAAAATTATATAATACAGCATTAAAAAGTTTTGGTGATTTCTATTTAGTTAGAGGGTCAAGTGATGTTGCGTTATCTTATTATAATAGAATAACAACTAAAGATATAGATGTGTGGTATGGAATAGCACTTTCTCAATATAGATTGAAAGATTATAAAAATTCTTTAGAAAATTTTAGGAAATTATACCCAACAAAATATAAAAATGAAAGTATATACTATCAATTATCTATTGAGTATTTAAATAAAAATTATAAGTGGGTTTTAAATAACAGAAACTTAGCAGTTGGATTAAATTTAAGTAGAGAAGAAGAGATTGCAATAAATAATCTAATTGGAACTTCGGCTTTCCAGGAGGGAGAGTTTAAAACAGCAGAAGAATATTATGCTAAAAATTATAATATATCTCCTAATAAAGAATCTCTTTATAAAATGATTGTAACCTTGAGTAAAACAAAGGATAGAGTAAAGTTAAATAATCTGATAAAAGAATATAATACAAAATATCCAAATGATCAAGAATATAAAAAAAATATAACGATAATAACTTCAGATAATTTATTAGCAGAAGGAAAAGGAGAAGAAGCTATAAATCTTTATAAAGAATATTTAGCAGTAAATAGAGATCCTGAAATTGTTTCTAGTTTGATAGAAGTTATGATAGCTCAAAAAAAATACAGTGATGTAATGCAATATTTAAACATTCAAGATGCTTCTTTAGAAAATACTTATCAAAAGGGAATTGCTACTATGGGAATGGGAAGATATGATGAAGCAGAAATGTATTTTAATCAAATTTTAAATAGTGGAGATAACGTTGATAAATCTCTTTATGAAAAATCAAAATATAATGTAATAAAAAATTATTTTTTATGGGAAAAGTATTCAGATGCAATAACTTCAGGAGAGACTTATATAGCTGGGGATAACTTATATGCATTAGAGGATGTTGTTGATAAAGTTGCAATTAGTTACTTTAGATTAGATAATCCAGAAAAAGCAAGAGAGTATTTTGAGAAGTTAAAATTAGTTTCAAATATGGGAGATTATGCACAATTTCAAATAGGAGAAACATATTATAGTGAAAAGAGATATCAAGATGCAATAGATGCATATAGAATAAGTGCACAAAATTCAAAAAATCCAGAATATAAAGAAAAAGGATTATATTGGGAGATTTCATCATTATATTTACTAAAAAATACAAATGAGTTTGATGCTAAAAGTAAAGAATTTTTAAAATCATATCCTAACTCAAAATTAAAAGATAATATTCTTTTAATGGAGGGAGAGCTATATGGAATTCAAGGAAATAATACAAATAGTTTAAAAACTTATGAAAAACTATATGGTGAAACTAAAGATGATGTCTTAAAAGAAAAATCTCTTATGAAAATAATAGAGTTATCTGAAAATACTAAAAATATTCAAAAAGAATTAGAGTGGATAAATAAAATAACTAATGATAACAAAAAAAGTTACTATATGGCAAAACATCTTCAAAGAGAGAAAAAGTACGAAGAAGCAAAAGTTGAATTTGAAAAATTAATAGTAACCAATGATTATAAAGATTTTGGAGCATTAGGATTAGGAGATTATTATTATTCTAAAAAAGATTTTTCAAAAGCAAAGGAATATTATGAAAGTATATTAGTTTTAGAAAATAGTGCATATAAAGATAAAGCACTGTATCAAGTGGCTAATATTGAAAAAAATACTGGATTAACAAAAGAAGCTGTTAGAAATTATACTAAACTTTATGTTTTATATCCTACAAGTGAATACGCACTAGAATCAAAAATAAGATCAGCAGAAGGATATGAAAATTTAAATAATTTTAAAGATGCAATAGCTCAATATGATGAATTGTTAAGAACAGAAAGTAAAAATAAAGATTATTTCTTAGAGAAATTAATATTTTTAAATTTAAAAATTGAGAAAAAAGATTTAGCAAAAGTATATTATGAGCAGTTAAAAAGAGAGAATTTAAAACTTTCTGAAAAATATAAAGATTTTTTTAACGGAGGAGAGAACATATGA
- a CDS encoding MotA/TolQ/ExbB proton channel family protein yields MYWLVNGGILMYFIVFMSILGLYVIIERAIYFRVNENIDMSRIRPILRSAIEKNDIKGAITTLGNQKSSTAKVIKEVLIYWYKTRSTNVETLEEKAREVALAQVPKLERNMWLLSVVAHTTPLIGLLGTVTGMIKAFQAVSLHGTGDASVLASGISQALLTTAGGLFVAIPSIILYNYFNKKIDDQINDMEKGSAELINYFRK; encoded by the coding sequence ATGTACTGGTTAGTTAATGGTGGAATACTTATGTATTTTATAGTTTTTATGTCAATATTAGGGCTGTATGTAATAATAGAAAGAGCAATTTATTTTAGAGTAAATGAGAATATAGACATGTCTAGAATAAGACCTATATTACGTAGTGCAATTGAAAAGAATGATATTAAAGGGGCAATTACAACTTTAGGAAATCAAAAAAGTTCAACTGCTAAAGTTATAAAGGAAGTTTTAATCTATTGGTACAAAACAAGAAGTACAAATGTAGAGACATTAGAAGAGAAAGCTAGAGAAGTAGCTTTAGCTCAAGTTCCAAAATTAGAAAGAAATATGTGGCTTTTATCAGTAGTTGCTCATACAACACCATTAATTGGTTTATTAGGAACAGTTACAGGTATGATAAAAGCATTCCAAGCTGTATCATTACATGGAACAGGAGATGCATCTGTATTAGCAAGTGGAATATCTCAGGCTCTATTGACAACTGCAGGAGGATTATTTGTTGCTATTCCATCAATTATTTTATATAACTATTTTAATAAAAAAATTGATGATCAGATTAATGATATGGAAAAGGGTAGTGCAGAGTTAATAAACTACTTTAGAAAATAA
- a CDS encoding ExbD/TolR family protein has product MKLNRIKRRSGNSLILELTPLIDVVFLLLIFFLVATTFEDVNSSIKIDLPTSTVKSTKPVNELQVIVTKDKEFFISYKDKGKSKREKVSAKDLKEELAQKLIESEDKNVIISADKSVNHGIIVDTMTAAKEAGAISLDIDTASPGK; this is encoded by the coding sequence ATGAAACTTAATAGAATTAAAAGAAGATCAGGTAATTCTTTAATACTTGAATTAACTCCCTTAATAGACGTAGTATTTCTGTTGCTAATATTCTTTTTAGTTGCTACAACTTTTGAAGATGTTAATAGTAGTATAAAAATAGATTTACCTACATCTACGGTAAAAAGTACTAAGCCAGTTAATGAGTTGCAAGTTATTGTAACAAAAGATAAAGAATTTTTTATAAGTTATAAGGATAAAGGAAAAAGTAAGAGGGAAAAAGTAAGTGCTAAAGATTTAAAAGAGGAACTTGCACAAAAGCTTATTGAATCAGAAGATAAAAATGTTATCATTAGTGCTGACAAAAGTGTTAATCATGGTATAATTGTAGATACGATGACAGCAGCTAAAGAGGCAGGAGCTATTTCTTTAGATATAGATACAGCTTCGCCTGGAAAGTAG
- a CDS encoding energy transducer TonB — MNRQNNDLKIFIASVIINLLILFLIPGIKIDEIVDKKLKVGLVSLEKNTKRTTTKSEPKKKVTPVKEEKKEEKKVVKKEEPKPVEEKQEIKETKKLSLDDLAKSISKRETEFLAIDKPSTREINSDLKNELLNKKDLQEAEKKSSIDPTKDITISKDDTILDKSVDYQLDESSKDLAFQGEGEEELGFKTMVEKNGADGLPSGYRLGVEDGDVVAKWDQGNREPRYPEAAQLRGMQGKVLLKIQIDETGKVTSVFIEKGSGVPEINMAIEEIARTWRIYLTKNGLNIKGNVNLEYSFKLLGAS; from the coding sequence ATGAATAGACAAAATAATGATTTAAAAATATTTATAGCATCGGTAATCATAAACCTTCTTATTTTATTTTTGATTCCTGGAATTAAAATAGATGAAATAGTTGATAAAAAGTTAAAGGTTGGTTTAGTTTCTCTTGAAAAAAATACTAAAAGAACAACAACAAAGTCAGAGCCAAAGAAAAAAGTTACTCCTGTAAAAGAGGAGAAAAAAGAGGAAAAGAAAGTTGTTAAAAAAGAGGAACCTAAACCAGTAGAGGAAAAACAAGAAATAAAAGAAACTAAAAAACTTTCATTAGATGATTTAGCAAAAAGTATTTCAAAGAGAGAGACAGAGTTCTTAGCCATTGATAAACCTTCAACTAGAGAGATAAATAGTGATTTAAAGAATGAGTTATTAAACAAAAAAGATTTGCAAGAAGCTGAAAAAAAATCTTCAATAGATCCAACTAAAGATATAACAATATCTAAAGATGATACAATTTTAGATAAAAGTGTAGATTATCAGTTAGATGAAAGTAGTAAAGATTTAGCTTTTCAAGGAGAGGGAGAAGAGGAGCTAGGATTTAAAACTATGGTAGAAAAAAATGGAGCTGATGGACTTCCAAGTGGTTATAGATTAGGAGTAGAAGATGGAGATGTAGTTGCTAAATGGGATCAAGGAAATAGAGAACCTAGGTATCCAGAAGCTGCTCAGCTAAGAGGTATGCAAGGTAAAGTGTTATTAAAAATACAAATAGATGAAACAGGTAAAGTTACATCAGTATTTATAGAAAAGGGTAGTGGAGTTCCAGAAATAAATATGGCTATAGAGGAAATTGCAAGAACTTGGAGAATCTATTTAACAAAGAATGGATTAAATATAAAAGGGAATGTTAATTTAGAATATAGTTTTAAACTTTTAGGAGCTTCATAA